The Sulfurihydrogenibium azorense Az-Fu1 genome contains the following window.
TACAGTTCCATCAGGAAGTGGTATACCACCGTGCTCCGTTCCTGTTTGAACAGATATCTTTGATATTCCCGGGCGTTTTGTTATAGTTTGAAGGTATCCTTCCATAAATGCCTCAAATTCTTCTACTGTTGAGTTTTTGCCACCTATGTGTCCTATCTCAGCTCCAATAGAAATATCTATACCTTCTGGTTGTATCTCTCTTATATAGTCTGTCATTTTAGCTGTATTTAGATAGTTATGATACTGCTGCTCTTTTAAGGATTCTTTTGAGTAATCTACCAAAGTAGAAGGATCTATATCTATGTTATAAAATCCTGCGGCTACAGCTTCTTTAGTAAGGTCTTTTATAGCTTGCAGTTCTTTTTCTGGATTTTCAAAGTACTTTTTAGAAGAAAACTGGAAGTGGTCTCCCTGTATAAAGACAGGACCTTTATAACCTTCTTTTATAGCAGCTGCTAAAACACAGCTTGCATACTCAGATGGTCTTTGATAGGTGTACTCTATCTCTGATTTTGCTATCTCAAATATCATAGCTCCTATATTGTTTCTTAAAGCTACTTTGAACATTCTCCTTGCAACATCGTAGGTCATTCCTCTTATATTAACTGCAGGTGTAGTAAAGTCTTTGGTCTCACCTCTACCAACAGCCATGTATAAGTCGTGGATAGAGGATGGAATAGCACCAAACTCGTTAGCTATCTCCCTTATTATGTACTTAACTTCTTCTTTAAGGTTGTAATCTTTGGAAAATACAGCTGTATATATAAGGTCATCAATAACTTCATCTCTTAGTTTTTTCTCATCTAAAATAGATATTTTTCCATTTTCAATAGAAACAACATCTTTTAATCTTTCATTGACTTGGTGAGTGTTTTCAAGTATGGTTGCCATAGTTTCCCTCCAAACAAGATTTTGAAATTATTATAACATTTTTGTGCTATAATTTGATAAAAACTATATTAGGAGGAAAATCGATGGAAAGAACTTTAGTCTTAGCAAAACCAGACGCTGTAAGAAAAAACGTAGTAGGAAAAATCATCTCAAGGTTTGAAGAAGAAGGATTTAAGTTAGTTGCTCTAAAGAAATTAAAACTAACAAAGGAGCAAGCTGGAAAGTTTTACATAGTACATAAAGAAAGACCTTTTTATGACCAGCTTTGTGAGTTTATGTCTTCTGGACCTATAGTAGCTATGGTATGGGAAGGGGAAAATGTAATATCAAGGGTAAGAGAGATTATGGGAGCTACAGACCCAGCAAAAGCAGAGGAAGGAACTTTAAGAAAACTCTACGGAACAAATGTAGGTGAAAACGCAGTTCACGGGTCAGACTCACCTGAGTCAGCTGCATATGAAATACCATTTTTCTTCAGTGGGTTAGAAATTGTTGAATAAGTATGTTGCTTTTGTAATACTCTTAATGATAAGTGTTTTAATAGGGAGTAATGTATTTTTATCCTTTGTCGTTGCTCCCGTCCTTTTTTCAAACTTTGATAAAATTGCAGCTGGAAGCATTATGCAACTGATATTTCCTTACTACTTTAAAATCAACTGGATTTTGGGAATAGTTATCTATACTATTATAGGAGTATTATCTTTTAAAGATAAAGAAATTGTAAAATCTTTGAAATGGTTTTTAGTAAGTATTGGAGCTATAGTTATATTAAATATGGCACAAGACAGAAGCTTGCTTCCTATGGCACAATCTATTCAAAATCAGTATGTTCAAGCATTAGAAGAGAAACAAAATGAAAAAGCTAAAGTACTATACTCCCAATTTTCAACAGTACACAAAGTTTCATCGTTTGTAAATATAACAACGATGATTTTAGAAATATTTTTGTTGTACAATTTTTTAAGTTTTTTAAAATTTAGCCGAAATAAGTTATAAGTCGTGTAAAAGGGGGTATAAAAATGGAAAGAAAGTCTATATCTCAAAAAATCTTTATGATAGTTCTTGGTGGATCATTTGTTGGATCTTTATTTGTAGGGGGGTTAGTTTATTTTATGCTGGCTTCATCAAATGTTCAAGATGCTTTGGTAAAAGCTGTTATATCTGTAATTATCTCTCAAATAATGTTTCTTATCCCAGTGTTTGGAATTAAGAAGATTATAGACGATAAAATAGTTAGTAAGTTAAAAACTGTCGTTAACGGTATGCATGAAGTAAGTATGGGAAACTTAGATTATGAAATATATGTAGAAAAAACAGGAGATGAGTTAGAAGAGCTGGCTGAATCCTTTGATAGAATGAGAATGAGCATTAAAGCTATAATGGAAAAGTTAGAAAAAGGTGAGCTTTGATAATCTATGGAAGTAAAAAACCAGATCCTCAATCTTTTAAACAAGGTTTATAACGATACTAAACTTTATTATGTAGGTGTATTTGTTAAAGGTAAAGTTTTTGTTTCTAAATACACAGGAAGATTTGAAAATTTAGAGTCTAACTTTGCAAGAATTATAGAAAGGTCTTTAGAAATTAATGAAGCTATAAAAGATTTTAATGCAGAATTTTTGTTCTCAGAAAATAAAAACAAAGATTTTTCTATGTTCGTTTACTATGTCAGTAAGGATATAGCAATAGGTATGATCCATATTGGAAAACCAAACTTTTCACTTTTGAAGGTGGTAGCTGTAGATTTAGCAAAAGAAGTTAAAAAGTTTGAAAAAGAGCTTTTAGAGTTATATGAAATCCAGTTAAAAGATAAAGAAGAATCATCAACTAAGGAAGAGATTAACCTAATTAAAAAAGAAATACCGCAAAAAGAAGTTAGCATAGACTCAGATATAACTGAATTAGAAAAAGTTTTAACTCAAAATGTAGAAACTGAGAAAGTCGAAAAAATAGAAAATCCAGACCTATTTGACATTTTGAAAGAAGATATTGAAGCAGAATCTATTAAAAATCAAGAAAATACTGATGTATTGAATATTCAATCTGTGCCTGATTTAAGTGAAATACTGACTTCAGATAGCGAGAATTTAACGGAAAAAGGAATAGAAACTATAGACACAGAGAAAATCTTTGATGAAATCGGCATTATCTTTATAAAGTATATAGGTCCATTTGGTAAATTTTTATTTAATAAAAAAAGGCAGGAGTTTTTTAAAACAAATACGATAAATAAGTTTTCTATGGTAAAATTTTTCCACAACCTTGCCGAAGAAATACCAGATAGTAAAAAAAGAGAAATGTTTGTAGAAGAGTGTAAGGAAAAATTGTTAAACATTTAATCTGGAGGGCATCATGGCTGTAAAATATTATGAAATATTGGAAAGTTTGGTAAGAGATGCTGGAGCAGAAGGTGCAGTACTTGTTAGTGTCGACGGTTTAGCTATCGCGTCTGTATTACCACCGGGTGCAGATGAAGATAGAGTAGCCGCAATGGGAGCTGCAATACTATCCCTTGGAGAAAGAGTAACGGCAGAATTAAATAAAGGATCACTAGAGCAGCTTTACATAAAAGGCTCCTCTGGATATGTTATATTTACAGGTGTTAAGGATGTTGCAGTTTTAGGAGTATTGGCACCTGCAAATGCAAAGTTAGGACTTTTACTTATGGAAATACAAAGGACTATCAAAAAGTTAGAAACAGAGTTAGGATGATAACCTATGGCTATAGCTGGTGATTTAAGAATATTTAACTTTGTTGACGTATTTCAAGTTTTAAAGAAAGATAAAAAAGATGGTATTCTTGTAATAGAAAAGGATGATACAAACTACGCTGTATACTTTAAAGAAGGAGATATAGTCTTTATAAGAGAAGTTAAAAAAGTTTTTTACGTTTACCTTGATGTAGATTTTGAAGCTGTATTAAAAAAGGAAGGAATCTCAAAAGAAGAAATGTATAATGTTTTAGTTGCAAAATTACCTAATCTACTTAACTTAAAAGAAGGTAAATTTTCCTTTACATCTGGATTTATAAAGTATCCTCCAGACGTAAAGTCAAAGATTCCTATCGAAAAGTTAATTATGTATCTTGCAAGACAGTTAACAGAAGAAGAAGTTGAAAGGAAAATATCTGATTTTGGTTTAGTCTTTGAAAAAACAGAAAATTGGGATGAGATAGCAAAAAAAGCTTTCTTGTTAGATCACGAGAAAAAAATCTTACATTTGATTGATGGAAAGAATAAAGTTTCAGATATTATTTATATTTCTAAAGTGAATGATTTAATTGTAAAAAGAACCCTTTATGGATTTTTAGCCTGCGGAATAATTCAGAGAGAGAAGAAAAAAGAAAGGAAGTTAGGTTTTGACCTAACAAGAACACTCCTTAATAAGATTATATCTAAGATAAGAGGGTTGTAAGTAAAATGGCAGAGAAAAAGATAAAAATAGTAATATCAGGTCCTTACGCAGCAGGTAAAACTCAGTTTATAAATACTATCAGTGAAATAGAAACGGTAAAAACCGAGGCAAGAACTACAAAAGCTGGGGAGAAAGAGAAAAAAGATCACACTACAGTAGCAATGGACTTTGGTAGAATAAAAATAGATGATGAGCATACCCTTTATCTTTTCGGAACACCGGGACAATCAAGATTTGATTTTATGTGGGATATCTTAGGTAAAGGTATGGTTGGATTAGTTGTTTTAGTTGATAGTACTGACCCGGCAACTTTCCACGAAGCAAGAAGAATAATTAACTATTTTGAATCAAGGTATCCTGCTCCTTTTGTTGTTGGTTGCAACAAACAAGACTTAAAAGGTGCATGGAGTCCAGAAGATATTAGAACTGCGTTAGATTTAGGAGAAGAGATAAAAGTTTTACCTTTAATTGCAACAGATAAAGAAAGTGTAAAAAAGGTTTTACTTGAGTTGTTGGAAGAGATAGGTAAATATATATAAAAATCCTATTTTTATTCTTTAATAAATTAATTTTTAATCTAAATTTAAAAAATCCCCCTCTTTTTGCAGGGGGACAAGAAATTTTATACCGTAAGATATATTAACTCGTCTTTTCCTACTTGGTGGAAATTTAAGTATTTATAAATTTCGTCTTCTTTTCCAGCTAACTTTTTAGGAACTATACTCATATACTCTTCTACAGTTGGAAGTCTTCCCAAGATTGCACATACAGCTGCAAGCTCTGCACTTCCAAGGTAGACTTTAGCATCTTTACCCATTCTGTTATCAAAGTTTCTTGTACTTGTTGAAAATACCACTGCTCCATCTCTAACTCTTGCCTGGTTACCCATACATAAGCTACATCCGGGAATTTCTACCCTTGCTCCGGCTTGACCGTATATAGCATAATAACCTTCTTCTCTAAGCTGTCTTTCATCCATCTTAGTAGGTGGGACTATCCAGAGTCTAACAGGTACTTGTCCTTCTCCTCTAAGTATTTCTCCTAATGCTCTGTAGTGTCCTATGTTTGTCATACAGCTTCCTACAAATACTTCATCTATCTTCTTAGGTCTTCTTTCATCAGCAAGTACTTCTGATAGTGTGGCAACGTCATCTGGGTCATTTGGACAGGCCACTATAGGTTCTTTAATCTCATTTAAATCTATTTCTATAACAGCTGCGTACTCCGCATTTTCATCAGGTTCAAGGAGTGTAGGATTATCAAGCCATGCTTTCATTTTATCTGCTCTTCTTCTTAGTGTTCTTGCATCTTGGTATCCTGCTTCTATCATTGCTTCAATAAGTTTTATATTAGATTGTATATACTCTATTACAGGTTCTTTATTTAACCTTACTGTACAAGCTGCAGCACTTCTTTCTGCTGATGCATCTGCAAACTCAAAAGCCTGCTCAACTTTTAAATATGGTAATCCTTCAATTTCTAAAATTCTTCCTGCAAATACGTTCTTCTTACCTTTCTTCTCAACTGTTAATAAGCCTTGTTTTATAGCGTAGTAAGGTATTGCATTTACAAGGTCTCTTATAGTTATTCCTGGTTGTATTTCCCCTTTAAACCTAACTAACACAGATTCAGGCATAACCAGAGGCATCGTTCCAGTAACAGCTGCAAATGCTACTAAACCAGAGCCAGCTGGGAAAGATATTCCTATTGGGAATCTTGTATGACTGTCTCCACCTGTTCCTACTGTATCCGGTAAAACCATTCTATTTAACCAAGAGTGGATAATTCCGTCCCCTGGTCTTAAGGATACTCCACCTCTACTGATTATAAATGGAGGTAATGTGTGATGAAGTTTTACGTCTTCAGGTTTTGGATATGCTGCAGTATGACAGAAGCTCTGGAGTACAAAATCACAGCTAAATCCAAGTGCTGCAAGCTCTATTATCTCGTCTCTTGTCATTGGACCGGTTGTGTCCTGACTTCCTACTGTTAACACCTGAGGCTCGACGTACATTCCCGGTCTAACTCCAGGCATTCCACAGGCTTTACCTACAATTTTCTGGGCTAAAGTATAACCTACTCCTTCTTTTTCAGGTGGTTGCTTTGGTCTTATGAAAATGTTTTCTTCACCAAGACCTAAAACTTCTCTTGCCTTTCTTGTTAATCCTCTTCCTATAATTAGAGGTATTCTACCACCAGCTCTTACTTCATCTGGAAGTGTGTTTGGTTTCAGCTCAAACTCTGATACTACTTCACCGTTTTTAACTATCTTTCCTTCGTATGGATATATTTCTATAACGTCTCCTGTTTCAAGTTTTGTAACATCTGCTTGTATAGGAAGAGCTCCTGAATCTTCAAGGGTGTTAAAGAATATAGGTGCTATGATACCACCTATTACAATACCTCCTGTTCTTTTGTTTGGGACATGAGGAATATCTCTTCCTATATGCCATATTAGAGAGTTTGCTGCAGACTTTCTACTTGAACCAGTTCCTACAACGTCTCCTACAAAAGCTACTGGATATCCTGATTTTTTAAGTTCGTTTATCTTCTCAATTGCATCTGGCATTTTTGCTTTTAACATACTTAATGCATGGAGAGGAATATCACTTCTTGTTGATGCTTCAGTTGCAGGAGAAAGATCATCAGTAGTTATTTCTCCCGGAACTTTAAAGACTATAGCTGTTATTTTTTCTGGTAAAGGCTCTTTATTTAAAAACCATTCTGCATTAGCCCATGACTCTAAAACTTCTTTAGCGTACTTATTTGTTTTAGAAAGTTCAACTATATCGTTAAACGCGTCGTAAACTAAAAGTGTATTTTTAAGAGCGTTTGCAGCTTCTTGAGCAACTTCTGGGTCTTTATGGGAAAGTGCATCTATCAAAGGCTTTACATTATAACCACCAAGCATCGTTCCCAGTATCTGAACAGCTCTTTTTGGAGATATAGCAGAAGAGTGTGCTTTTCCTTGGACTATGTCGTTTAAAAATGCCGCTTTTACGTAAGCTCCTTCATCAACACCGGGACTTACCCTGTTGACGAGTAAATCCATTAAAAATTCTTCTTCGATTATAGGTACTTCCTTAAGAAGCTCTATTAAAGCCGCTACTTGCTTTGCATTTAAAGGTTTAGGAGGTATCCCTAACTTTGCCCTTTCTTCCATATGTTGTCTATATTCTGCTAAAAATCCCATTTTTACTACCTCATCAAATAATTTTCTAAATATTATATGTAATCATCAAAGAAAAATCAAACAATGTTATATTTAAGTTCTAATATTTTCCTTTTCTTTAATTATTGCAAGATTTGAAATCTGTTTGTAGATTTAAAATAAAAGTAAGCTGTCTAAAAAATGAGGAGTCTAATATGGAACAGTCATTAGCAGAAAAATTTTATTATTTTATGAAGCTTGGAAGAGTTTTTGAACTAAGGGCAAAAGAAGAGTATATGAAAGGAAACATTGGAGGTTTTTTACATTTAGCTATAGGAGAAGAAGCTGTCCACGTGGGAGCTACCATAGCATTTGATAAAGGTGATATTTTTGTTCATTACAGAGACCATGTTTATGCTCTGGCAAAAGGGATAGACCCAAAATACTTAATGGCTGAATTGTTTGGAAAGAAAACAGGAATATCTAAAGGTAAAGGTGGGTCTATGCATTTTTATGAACCTTCACTTAACTTTTATGGAGGAAATGCTATTGTAGGAGCTCATATTCCCCATAGTGTTGGTATGGCTTACGCAAGAAAATTTAAAGGAGAAAACACAGGTGTTTTAGTAGCC
Protein-coding sequences here:
- a CDS encoding GTP-binding protein, which gives rise to MAEKKIKIVISGPYAAGKTQFINTISEIETVKTEARTTKAGEKEKKDHTTVAMDFGRIKIDDEHTLYLFGTPGQSRFDFMWDILGKGMVGLVVLVDSTDPATFHEARRIINYFESRYPAPFVVGCNKQDLKGAWSPEDIRTALDLGEEIKVLPLIATDKESVKKVLLELLEEIGKYI
- a CDS encoding DUF4149 domain-containing protein yields the protein MISVLIGSNVFLSFVVAPVLFSNFDKIAAGSIMQLIFPYYFKINWILGIVIYTIIGVLSFKDKEIVKSLKWFLVSIGAIVILNMAQDRSLLPMAQSIQNQYVQALEEKQNEKAKVLYSQFSTVHKVSSFVNITTMILEIFLLYNFLSFLKFSRNKL
- a CDS encoding DUF4388 domain-containing protein, translated to MAIAGDLRIFNFVDVFQVLKKDKKDGILVIEKDDTNYAVYFKEGDIVFIREVKKVFYVYLDVDFEAVLKKEGISKEEMYNVLVAKLPNLLNLKEGKFSFTSGFIKYPPDVKSKIPIEKLIMYLARQLTEEEVERKISDFGLVFEKTENWDEIAKKAFLLDHEKKILHLIDGKNKVSDIIYISKVNDLIVKRTLYGFLACGIIQREKKKERKLGFDLTRTLLNKIISKIRGL
- the acnB gene encoding bifunctional aconitate hydratase 2/2-methylisocitrate dehydratase, with protein sequence MGFLAEYRQHMEERAKLGIPPKPLNAKQVAALIELLKEVPIIEEEFLMDLLVNRVSPGVDEGAYVKAAFLNDIVQGKAHSSAISPKRAVQILGTMLGGYNVKPLIDALSHKDPEVAQEAANALKNTLLVYDAFNDIVELSKTNKYAKEVLESWANAEWFLNKEPLPEKITAIVFKVPGEITTDDLSPATEASTRSDIPLHALSMLKAKMPDAIEKINELKKSGYPVAFVGDVVGTGSSRKSAANSLIWHIGRDIPHVPNKRTGGIVIGGIIAPIFFNTLEDSGALPIQADVTKLETGDVIEIYPYEGKIVKNGEVVSEFELKPNTLPDEVRAGGRIPLIIGRGLTRKAREVLGLGEENIFIRPKQPPEKEGVGYTLAQKIVGKACGMPGVRPGMYVEPQVLTVGSQDTTGPMTRDEIIELAALGFSCDFVLQSFCHTAAYPKPEDVKLHHTLPPFIISRGGVSLRPGDGIIHSWLNRMVLPDTVGTGGDSHTRFPIGISFPAGSGLVAFAAVTGTMPLVMPESVLVRFKGEIQPGITIRDLVNAIPYYAIKQGLLTVEKKGKKNVFAGRILEIEGLPYLKVEQAFEFADASAERSAAACTVRLNKEPVIEYIQSNIKLIEAMIEAGYQDARTLRRRADKMKAWLDNPTLLEPDENAEYAAVIEIDLNEIKEPIVACPNDPDDVATLSEVLADERRPKKIDEVFVGSCMTNIGHYRALGEILRGEGQVPVRLWIVPPTKMDERQLREEGYYAIYGQAGARVEIPGCSLCMGNQARVRDGAVVFSTSTRNFDNRMGKDAKVYLGSAELAAVCAILGRLPTVEEYMSIVPKKLAGKEDEIYKYLNFHQVGKDELIYLTV
- a CDS encoding roadblock/LC7 domain-containing protein, which encodes MAVKYYEILESLVRDAGAEGAVLVSVDGLAIASVLPPGADEDRVAAMGAAILSLGERVTAELNKGSLEQLYIKGSSGYVIFTGVKDVAVLGVLAPANAKLGLLLMEIQRTIKKLETELG
- a CDS encoding class II fructose-bisphosphate aldolase → MATILENTHQVNERLKDVVSIENGKISILDEKKLRDEVIDDLIYTAVFSKDYNLKEEVKYIIREIANEFGAIPSSIHDLYMAVGRGETKDFTTPAVNIRGMTYDVARRMFKVALRNNIGAMIFEIAKSEIEYTYQRPSEYASCVLAAAIKEGYKGPVFIQGDHFQFSSKKYFENPEKELQAIKDLTKEAVAAGFYNIDIDPSTLVDYSKESLKEQQYHNYLNTAKMTDYIREIQPEGIDISIGAEIGHIGGKNSTVEEFEAFMEGYLQTITKRPGISKISVQTGTEHGGIPLPDGTVAKVKLDFDVLKNIGEVAKKKYGLAGTVQHGASTLPEELFDKFPQNNCCEIHLATGFQNIMFDLAPEKFKEEVYKFIEENFKDEWKEGMTREQFLYKSRKRGMGPFKYQWWTLENKEEILDAIEKKFEFLFKKLNVFGTKEYTDKYIKLIKTPYIKGSTKDVQQKAQDIKLEAGAD
- the ndk gene encoding nucleoside-diphosphate kinase; amino-acid sequence: MERTLVLAKPDAVRKNVVGKIISRFEEEGFKLVALKKLKLTKEQAGKFYIVHKERPFYDQLCEFMSSGPIVAMVWEGENVISRVREIMGATDPAKAEEGTLRKLYGTNVGENAVHGSDSPESAAYEIPFFFSGLEIVE
- a CDS encoding HAMP domain-containing protein produces the protein MERKSISQKIFMIVLGGSFVGSLFVGGLVYFMLASSNVQDALVKAVISVIISQIMFLIPVFGIKKIIDDKIVSKLKTVVNGMHEVSMGNLDYEIYVEKTGDELEELAESFDRMRMSIKAIMEKLEKGEL